The Dreissena polymorpha isolate Duluth1 chromosome 10, UMN_Dpol_1.0, whole genome shotgun sequence genome includes a region encoding these proteins:
- the LOC127849065 gene encoding visual pigment-like receptor peropsin produces MISAAPIAELPYLVVNHKETLTPSMAPNVTSMPTEPDFVISSSLYASYGAYVVLVLIFGLSQNLLTLYVFYSDRRLHSMHNYFIVGLSLADIGMCVFGNWMIIASSFSQHWVFGRTGCVFYGFATTWFGISQISLLAAIAIDRYVIIVKPRGIVMTKQKAFILVICCFGHGFVWALLPAIGWNSYSLEGIGVRCAINWRSHVTSDITYSMAILICGWICPLSLILFSYRNIFITLQCKRTRILEQSSLKGRTNRQRNDRKMAVTVLCMICAFFISWTPYAIVTLCSAFGNFRKLPVVVTVLPALFAKSSIIWNPIIYVARNTLFRRALFQKVPFLHNLHRTLSNSSKQTVMKTSEVSVNEIRDKTYFQSSAEKASVGTYL; encoded by the exons ATGATCTCTGCAGCGCCGATTGCGGAATTGCCTTATCTTGTTGTAAACCACAAAGAAACGTTAACGCCATCAATGGCACCGAACGTAACGTCAATGCCAACGGAACCAGACTTTGTAATTTCAAGCTCCTTGTACGCCTCCTATGGGGCTTACGTTGTGCTAGTGTTGATATTCGGCTTGAGCCAGAACCTCTTGACATTGTACGTGTTTTACAGTGATAGGCGTCTACATTCCATGCACAACTATTTTATCGTCGGACTCAGTCTAGCGGATATAGGGATGTGTGTGTTCGGCAACTGGATGATCATTGCTTCTTCTTTCAGTCAACACTGGGTCTTTGGACGAACTG GGTGCGTATTCTATGGCTTTGCCACAACGTGGTTTGGAATCAGCCAGATTTCCCTTCTCGCCGCCATAGCAATAGACCGTTACGTCATCATCGTGAAACCACGCGGCATAGTGATGACGAAACAAAAAGCTTTCATACTCGTTATATGCTGTTTTGGGCATGGTTTCGTTTGGGCTTTGTTGCCTG CCATTGGCTGGAATTCCTATTCACTGGAAGGCATTGGTGTGCGCTGTGCAATCAACTGGCGGAGTCACGTGACCTCTGACATCACATATTCTATGGCCATTCTAATCTGCGGATGGATTTGCCCCCTCTCGCTTATTCTTTTCAGTTACAGGAACATTTTCATAACG TTGCAATGCAAAAGAACCAGAATCCTCGAACAAAGCAGTTTGAAAGGACGAACGAACAGACAACGCAATGACAGAAAGATGGCGGTCACTGTTTTGTGCATGATAT GTGCGTTCTTCATTAGCTGGACTCCATATGCCATTGTCACACTCTGCTCCGCCTTCGGTAACTTCAGAAAACTCCCTGTTGTGGTCACCGTGTTACCAGCCCTCTTCGCCAAATCCTCCATAATATGGAACCCGATTATCTACGTTGCGAGGAACACTCTCTTTAGAAGGGCTTTGTTCCAGAAAGTACCGTTCTTGCACAACTTGCATCGCACTTTGAGCAATTCATCAAAGCAGACCGTAATGAAGACTTCGGAAGTTTCCGTCAACGAAATCCGAGATAAAACGTATTTCCAAAGCAGTGCGGAAAAAGCAAGCGTTGGTACATATCTTTGA